One stretch of Manis pentadactyla isolate mManPen7 chromosome 10, mManPen7.hap1, whole genome shotgun sequence DNA includes these proteins:
- the LOC130678982 gene encoding lysozyme C-like isoform X2, protein MSVFPAHMKALLILGFLLLSVTVHGKVFERCELARTVKRLGLDGFKGVSLANWMCLMKWESNYNTRAINYNRPSKSTDYGIFQINSHYWCEDGKTPRSVNACHIPCSALLKDDITQAVTCAKRVVSEQGIKAWVAWRSHCQNRDVSKYVRNCRI, encoded by the exons ATGTCTGTTTTTCCAGCCCACATGAAGGCTCTCCTTATTCTgggctttcttctcctttctgttACTGTCCATGGCAAGGTCTTTGAAAGGTGTGAGTTGGCCAGAACTGTGAAAAGGCTTGGACTGGATGGCTTTAAGGGTGTCAGCCTGGCAAACT GGATGTGTTTGATGAAATGGGAAAGTAACTATAACACACGGGCTATAAACTACAATCGTCCAAGCAAAAGCACTGATTATGGGATATTTCAGATCAACAGCCACTACTGGTGTGAGGATGGCAAAACCCCAAGATCAGTTAACGCCTGTCACATACCCTGCAGCG CTTTGCTGAAAGATGACATCACTCAAGCCGTCACCTGTGCAAAGAGGGTTGTCAGTGAACAAGGCATTAAAGCCTG GGTGGCGTGGAGAAGTCATTGTCAAAACCGAGATGTCTCCAAGTATGTCCGGAACTGTCGCATTTAA
- the LOC130678982 gene encoding lysozyme C-like isoform X1 yields the protein MSVFPAHMKALLILGFLLLSVTVHGKVFERCELARTVKRLGLDGFKGVSLANWMCLMKWESNYNTRAINYNRPSKSTDYGIFQINSHYWCEDGKTPRSVNACHIPCSALLKDDITQAVTCAKRVVSEQGIKAWYVEALKGKTILPYCYERSKRFQRPKHATES from the exons ATGTCTGTTTTTCCAGCCCACATGAAGGCTCTCCTTATTCTgggctttcttctcctttctgttACTGTCCATGGCAAGGTCTTTGAAAGGTGTGAGTTGGCCAGAACTGTGAAAAGGCTTGGACTGGATGGCTTTAAGGGTGTCAGCCTGGCAAACT GGATGTGTTTGATGAAATGGGAAAGTAACTATAACACACGGGCTATAAACTACAATCGTCCAAGCAAAAGCACTGATTATGGGATATTTCAGATCAACAGCCACTACTGGTGTGAGGATGGCAAAACCCCAAGATCAGTTAACGCCTGTCACATACCCTGCAGCG CTTTGCTGAAAGATGACATCACTCAAGCCGTCACCTGTGCAAAGAGGGTTGTCAGTGAACAAGGCATTAAAGCCTGGTATGTTGAAGCATTAAAAGGGAAAACTATTTTACCTTACTGTTATGAGAGAAGTAAGAGATTTCAAAGACCAAAACATGCTACTGAGAGCTGA